From Candidatus Bathyarchaeota archaeon, one genomic window encodes:
- a CDS encoding glycosyltransferase family 39 protein codes for MTIAQPNIKQRLPNLRAALNRWRLLLFGFLLVYLIILLSDLAYPPMQWDEVIHLNAGSFLSWGNYDKFVVNAFYPPLFDVITFGFFEVLGVSLFVARLVPVMFSLLSLWAVFELAYHLYGGRVALLSVVFLGVMPGFFWLSTLSLLETALVFFTAASLLFFIKWLSSRQDRLLVFSGLMLGLGLLTKYQMVVAAIIILLCVLFLARNQIRFVLKKVSLTFVTAALVVAPWVIIAFQVYADQILNQWLYALQVGNPERSLYSERFPLPIFYLIEMVWPYDTLHPISLFIYLAGIAGLVFFAWRRRREDKFILIWFAVIYVFFTLIFNKEWRYVLPLFPTVAIAASVAFFAMYGRLERAWKTHANIQKRRYFKAASLLLVALMVGSVAVSVYDTYDYVSKYHISIDIKGATEYAYNNIGFNKSIMVLCPFNFFSREMVRFYLWADGDNQIPVFQYPRQPVDTYTPKFNITELIHLCKVLQVQYVFTYEYGGIVPYFNTTLNLQQVYQQLYASGNFTHINENATFGENPRRIFILEFTG; via the coding sequence ATGACGATTGCCCAACCAAACATTAAGCAGCGGTTACCCAATCTGCGGGCGGCTTTAAACCGGTGGCGACTCCTCCTTTTCGGTTTCCTCTTAGTGTACCTAATCATACTCCTCTCTGACTTGGCGTATCCCCCGATGCAATGGGACGAAGTCATACACCTAAACGCAGGCTCATTTCTGTCATGGGGCAACTATGACAAATTCGTCGTAAACGCATTCTACCCGCCGCTGTTCGATGTCATAACTTTCGGTTTTTTTGAAGTCCTCGGCGTAAGCCTCTTCGTAGCCCGCCTCGTCCCCGTCATGTTCTCCCTGCTTTCGCTTTGGGCAGTTTTCGAGTTAGCCTATCACCTCTACGGCGGCAGAGTTGCGTTGCTTTCAGTTGTTTTTTTAGGTGTGATGCCTGGGTTTTTTTGGCTCTCGACCCTTTCTCTGCTTGAAACGGCATTGGTTTTCTTTACTGCCGCTTCGCTTCTGTTCTTCATTAAGTGGTTGTCGTCTCGTCAAGACCGTTTGCTGGTTTTTAGCGGTTTAATGCTTGGGTTGGGGTTGTTGACGAAGTACCAGATGGTTGTGGCGGCGATTATAATTCTGTTGTGTGTCTTGTTTTTGGCTAGAAACCAAATTCGTTTTGTCCTAAAAAAAGTGAGCTTAACCTTTGTGACAGCGGCGCTTGTGGTGGCTCCATGGGTGATAATTGCTTTTCAAGTGTATGCAGATCAAATTTTGAATCAATGGCTCTACGCGCTACAAGTCGGCAACCCCGAACGGTCACTCTACAGTGAACGCTTCCCCCTGCCCATCTTTTACTTAATCGAGATGGTTTGGCCCTACGACACCCTCCACCCAATATCTCTATTCATCTACCTCGCAGGCATAGCGGGGCTGGTGTTTTTTGCGTGGAGACGCCGCCGCGAAGACAAATTTATACTAATCTGGTTTGCGGTCATTTACGTGTTCTTTACTTTGATCTTTAACAAAGAGTGGCGATACGTTTTGCCTTTGTTTCCCACTGTGGCTATTGCTGCTTCGGTTGCTTTCTTTGCGATGTATGGGCGCTTGGAGAGGGCATGGAAAACACATGCCAACATCCAGAAGAGACGCTACTTCAAGGCGGCTTCCTTGTTGCTTGTTGCCTTGATGGTTGGTTCTGTAGCTGTTAGTGTCTATGACACCTACGATTACGTTTCCAAATACCACATAAGCATCGACATAAAAGGCGCCACCGAATACGCCTACAACAACATAGGCTTCAACAAGTCTATCATGGTGTTGTGTCCGTTTAACTTTTTTAGCCGCGAGATGGTGCGGTTCTACCTTTGGGCAGACGGAGACAATCAAATCCCCGTTTTCCAGTACCCCCGCCAACCAGTAGACACCTACACACCAAAATTCAACATAACGGAACTTATTCATCTGTGTAAAGTTTTGCAAGTTCAGTATGTGTTTACTTACGAGTATGGCGGTATAGTGCCCTACTTCAACACGACGCTGAACCTGCAGCAGGTGTATCAGCAACTTTACGCGTCAGGCAACTTTACCCACATCAACGAGAACGCTACTTTCGGTGAAAACCCAAGAAGAATATTCATACTAGAATTCACAGGATAA